GCGGAAACGGTGCTGAAAAGCGTTGTTATCCCGCTCGAAGAACAGATCAACGGCGTGGAGAACATGATTTATATGTCTTCTTCGGCAAACAACAACGGTTCGGCATCCATCGATGTATATTTCAAACAGGGCACCAATGCGGATATGGCGGCGGTAAATGTGCAAAACCGTGTTGCCCAGGCGACCGGTATCCTCCCGTCCGAAGTGATAAAATCCGGCGTAACGACATTCAAAAGACAGAACAGCATGCTTCTCATTTTCTCCATGTACAGCGAAAATGACAGCTATGATGAGACGTTTATTCAAAATTACTGTAAAATCAACCTGATACCACAGATTCAAC
This DNA window, taken from bacterium, encodes the following:
- a CDS encoding efflux RND transporter permease subunit, yielding MFRNFIERPVLSSVISIIIVILGLIGLSSLPIEQYPDIAPPTVRVSAAYTGANAETVLKSVVIPLEEQINGVENMIYMSSSANNNGSASIDVYFKQGTNADMAAVNVQNRVAQATGILPSEVIKSGVTTFKRQNSMLLIFSMYSENDSYDETFIQNYCKINLIPQIQRVQGVAEANVFGLKNYSMRVWLKPDIMAVYGLMPSDISAALNEQNIE